From Oryza sativa Japonica Group chromosome 4, ASM3414082v1, one genomic window encodes:
- the LOC4337301 gene encoding protein IQ-DOMAIN 32, translated as MTKPKNGCLKILACAGGGSDPSAGSDGDADDHVDENKAISDKSRWSFRRRSTRHRVLKNSDISEPETLSSSKAKAEIAPSNIYSSTYSYASEKPLQQEKPDEKILQQEKSDEKILQQDEPAEKILQQEKPDEKILQQDKPDEGPLNEEMPDEKLIEKPIDQPGDESIEKPADEPIEKSADQITERSIEQPAERVTEVPIQEPTERVTETPIVKPNDNDVEEHTDKTDESIFVSSTEVKQEETVSLFDGSSEDHQEDCAETAAAVIQSGIRVHTEEQELPNDKDLVKLQAVIRGHLVRRQAAESLQCLLAIVKMQGLVRVHQAQQYGGKFQDSLICSSSEKLLNNGFALKLMDSMSTSKSIHIKCDPSEPDVAWKWMERWTSMIPPNTGGHLLEDRENNESVDEKIKGDAQHEENTLPLDSDISFLKLVPDDAEETLRPSDSHPLEVSACIPDRTSGMEIEDVPEPDLIEKFKEDVEKLTEPETENVAEQPLEVSVEQSTQTDTSREPIPLPEKPESSFDDTMDAYKTEQTSEMEGKKFMARKSCNPAFAAAQLKFEELTSNLTVSRSNSLDGANKPKVHTPRSQDNVSPKQSNDTSIPESSVGHDPKIVVAASECGTEISISSTLDSPDRSEADGGEIVLEIGSLEDRNHVGDNAEKDNSVLHSEVNTSGGAIEPEKEVQTDDTAIAANAIDPVPVEQPHLGQEKPDLHDELEKSVGSYVKTPEGTPLSRTTFAESHGTPSSEVSVNTKKSKSKRPKSHVSKRSLTSPSSDSVGRSSMDNLSKDYRLGRRESSGKVKSDHVDQEPRISNSTPLPSYMQFTESARAKASASVSPKLSPDVQDNNPRKRHSLPMTNGKQDSSPRMQRSSSQAQQNVKSNGAVPVPPNSSDRRWHI; from the exons ATGACGAAGCCCAAGAACGGCTGCCTCAAGATCCTcgcctgcgccggcggcggatccgacCCGTCCGCCGGCTCCGACGGCGACGCGGATGACCACGTCGACGAG AACAAGGCCATATCAGATAAAAGTAGGTGGAGCTTTCGTAGGAGGTCTACAAGGCATCGTGTTTTGAAGAATTCTGATATATCTGAACCTGAAACTCTTAGTTCGAGCAAAGCAAAAGCTGAAATTGCTCCAAGCAACATCTATTCTTCAACTTACTCCTATGCCTCAGAAAAACCTCTACAGCAAGAGAAACCAGATGAGAAAATTCTGCAGCAAGAGAAATCAGATGAGAAAATTCTGCAGCAAGACGAACCAGCTGAGAAAATTCTGCAGCAAGAGAAACCGGACGAGAAAATTTTGCAGCAAGATAAACCAGATGAGGGGCCTTTGAATGAAGAGATGCCTGATGAAAAACTGATAGAGAAGCCAATTGATCAGCCAGGTGATGAATCAATTGAAAAGCCAGCTGATGAACCAATTGAAAAGTCAGCTGACCAGATAACTGAAAGGTCAATTGAGCAGCCAGCTGAAAGAGTAACTGAAGTGCCAATCCAAGAACCAACTGAAAGGGTAACTGAAACTCCAATAGTAAAGCCAAATGATAATGATGTTGAGGAACACACTGATAAGACGGATGAAAGTATTTTTGTTTCATCAACTGAGGTGAAGCAGGAGGAAACCGTCTCTCTCTTTGATGGAAGCAGTGAAGACCATCAGGAAGATTGTGCGGAGACTGCTGCTGCTGTCATTCAGTCTGGCATCAGAGTGCACACT GAAGAGCAAGAACTACCAAATGATAAGGACCTTGTGAAACTGCAAGCTGTGATACGTGGGCATCTTGTTAGGAGGCAGGCTGCAGAATCATTACAATGCTTGCTTGCTATTGTTAAAATGCAAGGACTTGTCCGGGTTCATCAAGCACAGCAATATGGAGGAAAGTTTCAG GACTCTTTGATCTGTTCTTCAAGTGAGAAATTACTCAATAATGGATTTGCTCTGAAG CTCATGGACAGCATGTCGACTTCAAAATCCATTCACATAAAATGTGATCCTTCTGAACCTGATGTTGCATGGAAATGGATGGAGAGATGGACATCCATGATTCCACCAAACACTGGGGGACACTTGCTAGAGGATAGAGAGAATAACGAGTCGGTGGatgagaaaataaaaggagatgCTCAACATGAGGAAAATACCCTTCCTTTGGATTCTGACATCTCTTTCCTGAAGTTGGTGCCTGATGATGCGGAAGAGACACTAAGGCCATCTGATTCTCATCCCCTGGAGGTTTCTGCATGCATTCCAGATAGAACTTCTGGAATGGAAATTGAAGATGTTCCTGAACCAGATTTGATTGAAAAGTTCAAGGAAGATGTTGAAAAATTGACTGAACCGGAGACTGAGAATGTTGCGGAACAACCTTTGGAGGTCTCAGTTGAACAATCTACTCAAACTGATACATCAAGGGAACCCATTCCTCTTCCTGAAAAACCTGAATCTTCCTTTGATGATACTATGGATGCATATAAAACTGAGCAGACTTCGGAGATGGAAGGTAAAAAGTTTATGGCTAGAAAGTCATGCAATCCTGCATTTGCTGCTGCACAGTTAAAATTTGAAGAGTTGACTTCCAATTTGACGGTCAGTAGGTCCAACAGTCTGGATGGGGCAAACAAACCAAAGGTACATACTCCTCGTTCACAAGACAATGTCTCACCCAAGCAAAGTAATGACACAAGCATACCAGAGAGCTCAGTGGGGCATGATCCTAAAATCGTAGTTGCTGCTTCAGAATGTGGAACTGAGATATCAATCTCCTCTACACTTGACTCACCGGATAGATCAGAAGCTGATGGTGGCGAGATTGTACTGGAGATTGGATCCCTGGAAGATAGGAACCATGTTGGTGATAATGCTGAAAAGGATAACAGTGTTTTGCATTCTGAAGTGAACACTTCTGGAGGAGCTATCGAGCCAGAAAAGGAAGTACAAACTGATGACACTGCTATCGCTGCCAATGCAATTGATCCTGTGCCTGTTGAACAACCACATCTGGGACAGGAAAAGCCTGATTTACATGATGAACTGGAAAAATCTGTAGGATCTTATGTGAAGACACCTGAAGGTACTCCCTTGAGCCGAACTACCTTTGCTGAATCTCATGGGACACCATCAAGTGAGGTCTCTGTTAACACCAAAAAAAGCAAGAGCAAAAGGCCCAAGTCTCATGTAAGCAAGAGATCACTAACTAGTCCAAGCAGCGATTCTGTGGGACGGAGCAGCATGGATAATCTGTCAAAGGATTACAGACTTGGGAGGCGAGAGAGCTCAGGCAAGGTTAAATCTGATCATGTTGATCAAGAACCTCGCATAAGCAACAGCACTCCATTGCCAAGTTATATGCAGTTTACAGAATCTG